One part of the Macrobrachium rosenbergii isolate ZJJX-2024 chromosome 3, ASM4041242v1, whole genome shotgun sequence genome encodes these proteins:
- the LOC136852585 gene encoding uncharacterized protein, with protein MALFTLLCVGLLAQANALQIPSNNTDAVSPSSGGILRSETEGATSHYPLKEEEEDDLIMEIVTTLQPDVTNSYDDANRTLSRETNITTSLDSNLAVFHEKNTSIFPETDTTKLEENNTTMIPETSSTSFQDEHTTAIPQADTKVFPDASTDSLQSECPGIGGRPVAQALVKCHCKGNEILVDGECQVYDGVTVIPVQYEWINTKEETVSNYTVIVQDVNCDPSKYQNMNFTKGQFHLRPRGDIVLLENAGKLDGQRINNYCIVHHLDDQGDLTLTVKACVPIPSVPRCCPPGKAMKNGRCEDAQTPDVLTPPISAKPFGDNLAWPNITNYLSTVKCDSEPLITIPLGHRDSNLVNLAGGVGNGWVPGTDKRRIYYNCPEYCVDGIKNSDGSVGYFTSFCYRDPIVTHKEACAKGTCLRKCCKSGYSMDINLYSCVPDPNPTFNPPTDIDISNYNIVIGWPLCTPVSKVEEKISVDRTGNLLKDRTFTSSDFCVDTFLDNDNREQSALACLTETSLWLEVRPYLFPICNVISLIFLMITIISHLLVPRLLANGGLHQLCHVIALSIAYITSVSVHVFHNSFADEVCVNIAIAMQFGFLTTFFWLNVMCFEIWRKLRRLKNYRPVKSYPNKYYMMYGWGIPFCICVITIVMQKCAPDNMWGVIKPYIGFSRCWFREDIALLVYFYGPIAVLFFCNSVFLFLTYINYKIMLRNYKETTNDLKNLGTGVISDQRNMSSSMPSRQITDHVHDFNQKLKIFILMATCWVTELLSWKIPPLELWALTDTLNCLQGFFLFIILLSNSNKRKHLEERYPRIFAWITKSTRFPTVVKRWLQNGIKVSLSPVSSFTSSISRQLSNSTVLSALTSSIKSPTPSSTSFKLSSSSPSSEVQSSVSLDDPEKGVIVLSHSSLQSLDSNQGLADPSLQSSKTLEALPNPAC; from the exons ATGGCGCTCTTCACGCTGCTTTGCGTTGGACTTCTGGCACAGGCAAACGCACTCCAAATACCATCGAATAACACTGATGCTGTCAGTCCATCCTCTGGTGGCATCCTGAGATCCGAGACGGAAGGGGCAACATCCCACTACcctcttaaagaagaagaagaagatgacctGATTATGGAAATTGTCACTACTTTGCAACCAGATGTTACCAACTCTTACGATGATGCCAATAGAACGTTATCTAGAGAAACAAATATCACCACGTCCCTAGATAGTAATCTCGCGGTCTTCCATGAAAAAAATACCTCGATTTTCCCTGAAACCGACACTACTAAGCTTGAAGAAAACAATACTACGATGATCCCCGAAACAAGTAGCACGAGTTTCCAAGATGAACATACAACGGCAATCCCACAAGCTGACACCAAAGTGTTCCCTGATGCAAGCACAGACAGTCTCCAGTCCGAGTGCCCAGGTATCGGAGGACGACCGGTGGCTCAGGCCCTTGTCAAGTGCCACTGCAAAGGAAATGAGATTTTAGTGGATGGAGAGTGCCAGGTTTATGATGGTGTCACCGTCATTCCAGTCCAGTATGAATGGATAAATACAAAAGAG GAAACTGTGAGTAATTATACTGTGATAGTTCAAGATGTAAACTGTGATCCTTCAAAATACCAGAACATGAACTTCACCAAGGGACAGTTCCATTTAAGGCCTCGAGGTGACATAGTTCTTCTTGAAAATGCTGGAAAACTTGACGGGCAACGCATCAATAACTACTGCATTGTCCACCACCTGGATGATCAAGGCGATTTGACTTTGACAGTGAAGGCTTGTGTACCCATACCTTCTGTTCCAAGGTGCTGTCCTCCTGGAAAGGCCATGAAGAATGGTAGATGCGAAGACGCACAAACTCCAGACGTGCTCACACCACCCATTTCTGCGAAACCCTTTGGTGATAACTTAGCCTGGCCTAATATTACGAATTATCTCAGCACAGTAAAGTGTGATTCTGAACCTCTGATAACAATTCCTCTTGGTCACAGGGATTCAAATCTTGTTAATTTGGCAGGTGGTGTAGGAAATGGTTGGGTGCCAGGAACTGACAAAAGGCGTATTTATTACAACTGTCCTGAATACTGTGTTGATGGCATTAAGAATTCTGATGGCTCTGTTGGCTACTTCACGAGCTTTTGTTACCGTGATCCTATAGTGACACACAAGGAAGCCTGTGCAAAGGGTACGTGTCTTAGGAAGTGTTGTAAATCTGGGTATTCGATGGACATAAATCTTTACAGTTGTGTGCCAGATCCCAATCCTACTTTTAATCCTCCTACTGACATAGATATCTCTAATTACAATATTGTAATCGGGTGGCCATTATGCACACCAGTATCCAAAGTAGAGGAAAAGATCAGTGTAGATAGGACTGGCAATCTTCTCAAAGACAGAACGTTCACTTCCTCTGATTTCTGCGTGGATACATTTTTAGACAATGACAACCGAGAGCAGAGTGCCCTGGCGTGTCTGACTGAGACTTCCTTGTGGTTAGAAGTGCGACCATATCTTTTCCCCATCTGTAATGTTATATCACTTATCTTCCTAATGATTACAATTATTAGTCATCTGTTGGTTCCTCGACTGCTTGCAAATGGAGGCCTGCACCAACTGTGCCATGTGATAGCTCTTTCCATCGCCTACATCACCAGCGTCTCTGTCCATGTGTTCCATAATAGCTTTGCTGATGAAGTCTGTGTCAACATAG CCATTGCTATGCAGTTTGGGTTTCTTACAACATTCTTCTGGCTGAATGTGATGTGTTTTGAGATCTGGAGGAAGCTGAG GAGACTGAAAAATTACCGTCCAGTCAAGTCTTACCCTAATAAATACTACATGATGTATGGCTGGGGAATACCCTTCTGTATATG TGTGATTACCATCGTGATGCAAAAATGTGCACCTGATAATATGTGGGGTGTGATTAAGCCATACATTGGTTTTTCACGATGCTGGTTCAGAG AGGATATTGCCCTCCTGGTCTATTTCTACGGGCCCATAGCTGTGTTGTTTTTCTGCAATTCTGTATTCCTCTTCCTTACGTACATCAACTACAAAATAATGCTTCGCAACTACAAAGAAACCACCAATGACCTGAAGAATTTAGGAACTGGCGTCATCAGTGACCAACGCAACATGTCGTCCAGTATGCCCTCCAGGCAGATCACTGACCACGTCCACGA ttttaaccAGAAACTGAAAATCTTCATCCTTATGGCCACCTGCTGGGTTACTGAATTGCTGTCTTGGAAAATACCTCCACTAGAACTCTG GGCTTTAACTGACACCCTCAATTGCCTGCAAGGCTTCTTCCTCTTCATAATCTTATTATCAAACAGCAACAAACGCAAACACCTGGAGGAGAGGTACCCCAGGATATTCGCATGGATAACGAAATCAACCAGATTTCCTACTGTTGTGAAGAGATGGCTGCAGAATGGCATAAAAGTGTCATTATCGCCAGTCAGCTCCTTTACGTCAAGTATCAGCCGGCAGTTATCGAATTCAACAGTACTCAGCGCACTGACCTCCTCTATCAAATCACCTACACCCTCATCGACCTCTTTTAAGCTGAGCTCATCATCTCCTTCTTCTGAGGTCCAGAGCTCTGTGTCCTTGGATGACCCTGAGAAAGGAGTTATTGTCCTTTCTCATTCATCCCTTCAGAGCTTAGACAGTAATCAGGGCCTCGCCGATCCATCCCTTCAGAGCTCCAAAACTCTAGAGGCACTGCCAAATCCGGCTTGCTAA